The window CAGGTATGTTCATTGGATTATAGACTAACTCTAAAGATCAATAATCCATAAACtctttaaattaaaagaaatggAACATGTCACCTGTAGGTAGCCTTGAACATGCTGAGGGAGGAAGGAGTTGCATCATTTTATAACGGTCTGGGTCCTTCGCTTTTAAGTATAGCTCCTTACATTGCCCTCAACTTCTGCGTCTTTGATCTGTAAGTCTACTGCAAAATGATTCAGTGAAGGTTTGTTTACATTATTATTGAAAAACTCGGGATGCAGGGTAAAGAAATCTTTGCCAGAGAAGTATCAAAAGAAGACACAGGCATCTCTACTAACAGCAGTGGTAGCTGCTGCTATTGCTACGGGTACTTGCTATCCGTTGGATACCATTAGAAGACAGATGCAACTGAAGGGTACTCCTTATAAATCCGTATTAGACGCCTTCTCAggtaaaaactttaaaacaaaaaaaaacatacatccTTGTCTGCTTTTTAATAGATAAGTTTCGGGCGAGTGACCTGTTTATCGTTAAACCTATATATAGGTATCATTGAGCGTGAAGGAGTGATTGGATTGTACCGTGGGTTTGTCCCCAATGCCCTCAAAAGCATGCCAAACAGCAGGTAAGttccttatatatatatggagagagagagacttgtGAAGAAGCCGGATTCTcatcttgtttttttgttcatgtTGTTTTCAGTATAAAGCTGACAACATTTGATATCGTGAAGAAACTCATAGCAGCGAGTGAGAAGGAGTACCAAAAAATAGCGGATGATAATCGCAAGAAAGCAGCAGCAACTCCTCCTAACACAACTGATGAACAAACCTGAAGCTCTTTTGCCCCCCGTAATGCAATCATCTtttctttgtgtgtgtgttgtttGAATGTGTTTTGGTGGTAGACATGATTTTTGAATTGAATCATGAAGCCCGAGCAGAGAGTTCAGTTCATGTATTGTATGGTAATAAATATCTCGTTTGTGTCAGCCCGTACGGAATAATTTTTCGGTTTACCAAATAAAAACCGGTTTGAAACTCTCGCAATCGCTTGTAAGGTAGGGAATTGcttacttttaatttttcggtttaataaacaaataaatcaaataaaaaccgGACCTCTTACCGAATTGGGTGCGGGGGctgaaggaagaagaagaggagattAGCGGAAGACGTGTAACGAATCTCTGAATCAAATAATCGTCATGTACTGTACGTTACGATTGCCGTTGCCTCTTCACATTCCCCGAACTCGAACAACGTCGTCCAGTAAGCCGAAACGACGGCGTGTGGAGGAGCACTACTTGCGGTGCCGCTGTGCTCAGTCATCAGAGGAAGAAGGCACCGATGATAAGAGGTGACAAGTGCCATTCCATTTTTGCCTCTTTTGATTGCTCCGGCTGATGATTGTTTGTACTTTTAAGTGTTAGAGTTGAAGGAGTAGTTTCGATTGTGGTGGAGAGATACGGGAATGGAACTTCGAAAAGGTCCTCCGCCTTCAATGCTTTCCCCAAGATTTAAATGTCGAGACTGACTTGTTTGGTATGCAGATATTTgctagatgatgatgatgatgactcgCCTTTGCAAGGCTTTCTAGAGGAGCGTGAGCCTAAGCCTGATACTAATTCAAATTCCTCAGAAACGAATACGGTTTGGGTTCCTGATGTCGTCAAGGATTTTGTTTTTCCCACCGGCTTTCCTGGTACCCTTGCTTGACTTGATCATcctctattattattattattaatgaatgatgtatgtatgtatgtatgtaggTTCAGTGAGTTTAATTAATCACTTGTGAAAAATGACAGGGTCTGTTTCAGATGATTACTTGGACTACATGCTCTGGCAGTTCCCTACCAATGTTACCGGCTGGATGTGTAATGTCTTAGTCACCTCTAGTCTTCTCAAGGCATCTCATCTCTCTTCTCTCCCTTGCCTTCTTCTTATTCTCACTTTATTCCTTTTCTAGACAACCTTTTTTCTTTATGAAGGCTGTTGGCGTTGGCTCTTTCTCTGGATCTTCTCCTGCCGCTACTGCTGCTGCTTCTGCTGCTGCCATCAGGTTTTCTTTTATGCCCCTCCTATCTCACGTTGTTTTGTTTTGGCTCTTATGGTTTTGTCTCTACTGCAGATGGGTATCCAAGGATGGCATTGGAGCTCTTGGCCGTCTTCTTATTGGTAGGGAAACCATGGGGAAGACTAATCAATGTTCATGGTGTTATCTAAGAACCTCTTCAGTAACAAGGGTATTTTTCCAGGTGGACGCTTTGGTAGTCTTTTTGACGATGATCCTAAGCAATGGCGCATGTATGCTGATTTTATTGGCAGTGCTGGAAGGTTTGTATTATAGAACTTCAGCTCTTGGTGGTGAGCCATTAACAATGTATATAGCATCTGATTGCGTTTCCTTTTGTTTTGCAGTTTCTTTGATCTGGCCACACAACTATACCCAACCCAGTTCCTACTTTTAGCATCCACTGGAAATCTTGCCAAGGTTGTTCCCTTTTCCTGCCCCCTGCAAATCTTTCATTTATATTTAGTATTAATCAATAATTCACGTCAGCTTGACAGAGTGCAcgtactaatatttttatttgaaataggCCGTGGCTAGAGGATTGAGAGACCCTTCATTCAGGGTCATACAGAATCATTTTGCTATCTCAGGAAATCTTGGAGAGGTAGCAGCCAAGGTAATGCCAGTCAGTCAAAACCTAAATACGAGCATGAAGTATGTCTTATCTTCTCTGATTCTTGTTCAACATTTTAGGAGGAAGTGTGGGAAGTTGGTGCCCAGCTAATTGGTCTTGGTCTAGGCATTCTTATCATTGTATGTTCTTTCCTTCAAATCTATTCATTACAAGTCCCAATTAGATTCTTGTTAAAATTTTACTGGTTTTATGTTTGAGTATTTGTTGTAATCTTTGATGCAGGACACACCCGGCCTTGTAAAGTCATTTCCCTTTGTGTCACTTACATGGACGAGCATAAGACTTGTTCATCTATGGCTACGTTACCAGTCGCTTGCAGTCCTACGGTTTGACACAGTACGAGTTCTCACATGGATTTTCTTACAAATTTGTTCTTTAATATGAGAAGAAAACCCGGATAAATTGAATAATACTTATGATTTGAAATATTTCCAGATAAATCTTAAGCGTGCTCGTATCCTAATACAGTCTCATGTTATGCACTCTGTTGTACCAGGTTAGaatgttccttttttttttttctagcttATTACTCAACCTCGAAGTAAGACCCATCTTTGTCTCTTGACAGGGTATGTTGAGTGCAACAAGCGAGAAAACATTTTGGTATGGCAGAGATTCATGAAACCTCGGATCATCTTTGGTGTTTCTCTTGAAGAAGTATCTGGTTTGGAGAAGTCTGTTTTTAAGgtgatcttcttcttccattTGAACTACGTCCATCTATCTTTACTCGTGAGAGGATCTTATATTTGAAACATTGACTTCCAGGTTAAAGCACTCCTTAAGATATACACAAAGGAGAAATATATTCTTACGTTGAATAAGTTGAACAAGGATACCGAGTTTTCTGTATCCTTTAAGGTATGTGTGTGGccctattaaaaaaaatctactcGATCATAATTCCTACTTGCACTGTGAGAAAAGAACTCAGAAAGCATTGCTCTCTTGTTTGTCTCTCGAGTAACCTGATAGAGATTCACTGGTGGGTTATGTAGCATATCAGGTTAGGACTTAGAAGAGATCATGAGTTGATTTAGACTTTGCTTCTTATAATTAGAATACGTTACTGGAGAAGCATACGAAATAGGGAGTTATTTTTCAGTAATATCGGCTTAATCGAGGGAACAAAGCTTCTAGACTTGTGAGAGAGTACTCTTGGGTATCTTTGGGGtcaacattttattattttatgtcttATCCATCCAGGGTTACATGCTCTTATAGTCTTATTATCTCGCGACCCGTTTTACTCTTTTATCATTTCTTGTTTAAAACTATCTTCCTTTACATAATTTGTGGGTTATTTTAGTATTCTACACACTCCTTCTTCCTTTTACTTGATCTCTGTTAAACTAATAATGCAGGTGAATGCGACAAGCAGAGACGTGTTGAGATGTCTTTGGCAAGCATATTGGTTATACGAGAACATGGAAG of the Brassica rapa cultivar Chiifu-401-42 chromosome A03, CAAS_Brap_v3.01, whole genome shotgun sequence genome contains:
- the LOC103855417 gene encoding protein root UVB sensitive 5 isoform X1, encoding MYCTLRLPLPLHIPRTRTTSSSKPKRRRVEEHYLRCRCAQSSEEEGTDDKSLSVRVEGVVSIVVERYGNGTSKRYLLDDDDDDSPLQGFLEEREPKPDTNSNSSETNTVWVPDVVKDFVFPTGFPGSVSDDYLDYMLWQFPTNVTGWMCNVLVTSSLLKAVGVGSFSGSSPAATAAASAAAIRWVSKDGIGALGRLLIGGRFGSLFDDDPKQWRMYADFIGSAGSFFDLATQLYPTQFLLLASTGNLAKAVARGLRDPSFRVIQNHFAISGNLGEVAAKEEVWEVGAQLIGLGLGILIIDTPGLVKSFPFVSLTWTSIRLVHLWLRYQSLAVLRFDTINLKRARILIQSHVMHSVVPGYVECNKRENILVWQRFMKPRIIFGVSLEEVSGLEKSVFKVKALLKIYTKEKYILTLNKLNKDTEFSVSFKVNATSRDVLRCLWQAYWLYENMEESLKNKDSVFHWLKQSLSEMENKFDDFLFKLDTAGWNLGESNLKIPNHILIDLESIPL
- the LOC103855417 gene encoding protein root UVB sensitive 5 isoform X2; this encodes MYCTLRLPLPLHIPRTRTTSSSKPKRRRVEEHYLRCRCAQSSEEEGTDDKSVRVEGVVSIVVERYGNGTSKRYLLDDDDDDSPLQGFLEEREPKPDTNSNSSETNTVWVPDVVKDFVFPTGFPGSVSDDYLDYMLWQFPTNVTGWMCNVLVTSSLLKAVGVGSFSGSSPAATAAASAAAIRWVSKDGIGALGRLLIGGRFGSLFDDDPKQWRMYADFIGSAGSFFDLATQLYPTQFLLLASTGNLAKAVARGLRDPSFRVIQNHFAISGNLGEVAAKEEVWEVGAQLIGLGLGILIIDTPGLVKSFPFVSLTWTSIRLVHLWLRYQSLAVLRFDTINLKRARILIQSHVMHSVVPGYVECNKRENILVWQRFMKPRIIFGVSLEEVSGLEKSVFKVKALLKIYTKEKYILTLNKLNKDTEFSVSFKVNATSRDVLRCLWQAYWLYENMEESLKNKDSVFHWLKQSLSEMENKFDDFLFKLDTAGWNLGESNLKIPNHILIDLESIPL
- the LOC103855417 gene encoding protein root UVB sensitive 5 isoform X4, whose translation is MYCTLRLPLPLHIPRTRTTSSSKPKRRRVEEHYLRCRCAQSSEEEGTDDKRYLLDDDDDDSPLQGFLEEREPKPDTNSNSSETNTVWVPDVVKDFVFPTGFPGSVSDDYLDYMLWQFPTNVTGWMCNVLVTSSLLKAVGVGSFSGSSPAATAAASAAAIRWVSKDGIGALGRLLIGGRFGSLFDDDPKQWRMYADFIGSAGSFFDLATQLYPTQFLLLASTGNLAKAVARGLRDPSFRVIQNHFAISGNLGEVAAKEEVWEVGAQLIGLGLGILIIDTPGLVKSFPFVSLTWTSIRLVHLWLRYQSLAVLRFDTINLKRARILIQSHVMHSVVPGYVECNKRENILVWQRFMKPRIIFGVSLEEVSGLEKSVFKVKALLKIYTKEKYILTLNKLNKDTEFSVSFKVNATSRDVLRCLWQAYWLYENMEESLKNKDSVFHWLKQSLSEMENKFDDFLFKLDTAGWNLGESNLKIPNHILIDLESIPL
- the LOC103855417 gene encoding protein root UVB sensitive 5 isoform X3, encoding MYCTLRLPLPLHIPRTRTTSSSKPKRRRVEEHYLRCRCAQSSEEEGTDDKRVEGVVSIVVERYGNGTSKRYLLDDDDDDSPLQGFLEEREPKPDTNSNSSETNTVWVPDVVKDFVFPTGFPGSVSDDYLDYMLWQFPTNVTGWMCNVLVTSSLLKAVGVGSFSGSSPAATAAASAAAIRWVSKDGIGALGRLLIGGRFGSLFDDDPKQWRMYADFIGSAGSFFDLATQLYPTQFLLLASTGNLAKAVARGLRDPSFRVIQNHFAISGNLGEVAAKEEVWEVGAQLIGLGLGILIIDTPGLVKSFPFVSLTWTSIRLVHLWLRYQSLAVLRFDTINLKRARILIQSHVMHSVVPGYVECNKRENILVWQRFMKPRIIFGVSLEEVSGLEKSVFKVKALLKIYTKEKYILTLNKLNKDTEFSVSFKVNATSRDVLRCLWQAYWLYENMEESLKNKDSVFHWLKQSLSEMENKFDDFLFKLDTAGWNLGESNLKIPNHILIDLESIPL